A single genomic interval of Lathyrus oleraceus cultivar Zhongwan6 chromosome 7, CAAS_Psat_ZW6_1.0, whole genome shotgun sequence harbors:
- the LOC127104829 gene encoding guanosine nucleotide diphosphate dissociation inhibitor 1: protein MDEEYDVIVLGTGLKECILSGLLSVDGLKVLHMDRNDYYGGESTSLNLIQLWKKFRGDDKPPPHLGSSKDYNIDMNPKFIMANGMLVRVLIHTDVTKYLYFKAVDGSFVFNKAKVHKVPSNDMEALKSPLMRIFEKRRARKFFIYVQDYNESDPKTHDGLDLTRVTTKELIAKFGLDDNTVDFIESLCSIIHVKLMNQVTKICLLYRFPAQAKLL, encoded by the exons ATGGATGAAGAGTACGACGTGATCGTTTTGGGAACTGGTCTCAAGGAATGCATTCTCAGTGGTCTTCTCTCCGTCGATGGCCTCAAG GTTCTTCACATGGATAGAAATGACTATTACGGAGGAGAATCCACCTCGCTCAATCTTATCCAG CTTTGGAAGAAATTCAGAGGAGATGATAAGCCTCCTCCACATTTGGGTTCTAGCAAAGACTACAATATTGATATGAATCCTAAG TTCATTATGGCTAATGGCATGTTAGTGAGGGTTCTCATTCATACTGATGTGACAAAGTATCTCTATTTTAAAGCTGTGGATGGAAGTTTTGTCTTTAACAAAGCAAAG GTTCACAAGGTACCTTCAAATGACATGGAGGCCTTGAAGTCCCCACTTATGCGGATATTTGAAAAACGGCGTGCGCGCAAGTTTTTCATTTATGTTCAAGATTATAATGAGAGTGATCCTAAAACTCATGATGGGCTGGACTTGACAAGAGTGACTACTAAGGAACTGATAGC AAAATTTGGCCTTGATGATAACACTGTGGATTTCATTGAATCATTATGTTCAATTATTCATGTTAAGCTAATGAATCAAGTTACCAAAATAT GCCTGCTATACAGATTCCCTGCGCAAGCAAAGCTGTTGTAG
- the LOC127105167 gene encoding UPF0481 protein At3g47200, with protein MQSDFDWMVPIEVMLGSLKHGEVQACSISNVPDKLREANQDAYKPKHISIGPLHRGATRHLQIMEEPKWHYMRQFLERQATKPEQNRKSEIRLRECGFDILKLDQVICASYGGSNNKIIEEIESHEISKIMIVDGCFLLELLIRLGDYMENQSTTSYKSDPILKTEEKVLSVLNDIAMLENQIPFIVLKKLYRKVFPDGIEIKDDHRVANIVRKAFGYPTTGSSGGAHILHLMHLSTVEQNQQHEGKKAKLELLCCATKLRASGVTIRAKLNSTNQNQHKFVDIFDFGINYSDSGKLEIPPLHVKETTEVKWRNLIAWEQSKIWIRCQYTSYALFFNGLICCGHDIELLMEKGVIVNELNKSNEDLLAMFRTISNGAEHMDLSYSEICARLNVYDYKGMKVNKLVQKLPIKTWHQCRCIFEMVEYYGRNWYNILIRDHIPTVWKFIGIMAAAILLVLTIMQTYYSSHNG; from the coding sequence ATGCAATCTGATTTTGATTGGATGGTTCCCATTGAAGTGATGTTGGGTTCTCTCAAACATGGAGAAGTTCAAGCATGCAGCATTTCCAACGTTCCAGACAAACTTCGAGAAGCAAATCAAGATGCTTACAAACCAAAGCATATATCCATAGGTCCCTTACATAGAGGAGCCACCAGACACCTTCAGATAATGGAAGAACCAAAATGGCATTACATGCGCCAGTTTCTTGAACGACAAGCAACAAAGCCGGAACAAAATAGAAAATCGGAAATAAGGTTGAGAGAATGTGGCTTTGAcattctcaagttggatcaagTCATTTGCGCTAGTTATGGTGGAAGCAACAACAAGATCATTGAAGAAATAGAATCACACGAAATTTCTAAAATAATGATAGTAGATGGTTGTTTTCTGTTGGAGCTTCTCATTAGGCTCGGCGATTACATGGAAAACCAATCGACAACTTCTTATAAAAGCGATCCAATCCTTAAAACCGAAGAAAAGGTGCTGTCGGTTTTAAACGATATAGCAATGCTTGAGAATCAAATTCCGTTCATTGTTCTCAAGAAATTATATAGAAAGGTGTTTCCTGATGGAATTGAGATCAAAGATGATCATCGCGTTGCTAATATTGTTCGTAAGGCCTTTGGTTATCCAACGACGGGTAGCTCGGGGGGTGCTCATATACTTCATCTGATGCATCTGTCTACTGTGGAACAAAACCAACAACATGAAGGGAAAAAGGCGAAGCTAGAACTATTGTGCTGTGCTACAAAGCTTCGTGCTTCTGGGGTAACAATTCGAGCTAAATTAAATAGCACAAACCAAAATCAACATAAGtttgttgatatatttgattTTGGTATAAATTATAGTGATTCAGGAAAGTTGGAAATTCCGCCGTTACATGTTAAGGAAACAACCGAAGTGAAATGGAGGAACTTGATTGCTTGGGAGCAAAGCAAGATTTGGATTAGATGCCAATACACTTCTTATGCACTTTTTTTCAATGGTTTGATATGTTGTGGACATGACATTGAATTGCTTATGGAAAAAGGGGTTATTGTGAATGAGTTGAACAAGAGCAATGAAGATTTGTTGGCAATGTTTCGCACAATTTCTAATGGAGCTGAACATATGGATTTGAGTTATAGTGAAATTTGTGCAAGGTTGAATGTGTATGACTACAAGGGAATGAAAGTTAACAAATTAGTTCAAAAGTTACCTATAAAAACTTGGCATCAATGTAGGTGTATTTTTGAGATGGTTGAGTACTATGGGCGAAACTGGTACAATATTTTGATACGAGACCATATACCAACGGTGTGGAAGTTCATAGGAATTATGGCAGCTGCTATTCTCCTGGTTCTCACCATCATGCAGACATATTACTCATCCCACAATGGCTAA